The DNA sequence CCCCCGCGGTCGACCGGGTCTCGATGACCATCCCGGCCGGCGAGATCGTCGTGTTCGTCGGCCCCTCAGGGTGCGGCAAGACCACCACGATGCGCATGATCAACCGGCTCATCGAACCCACCTCCGGAAGGATCACGATCGCCGGCCGGGACGCGCTGTCGATCAAGCCGGACAGGCTCCGCCGCGGCATCGGCTACTCGATCCAGCAGTCGGGGCTGTTCCCGCACATGACCATCGCACAGAACGTGGGCATGGTGCCGGGTCTGGTGGGGTGGAAGAAGAAGCGCATCGCCGAGCGCGTCGACGAAATGCTGGACCTGGTGGGGCTCGAACCCGACACGTACCGCGGGCGCTACCCGCGGCAGCTCTCCGGCGGGCAGCAGCAGCGCGTGGGAGTGGCGCGCGCGCTGGCCGCGGATCCGCCGGTGCTGCTCATGGACGAACCCTTCGGCGCCGTCGACCCGATCACCCGCGGGCTCCTGCAGGACGAGCTGCTGCGGCTGCAGTCCGAGCTGGGCAAGACCATCGTCTTCGTCACGCACGACTTCGCCGAGGCCGTCAAACTGGGCGACCACATCGCGGTGCTGGGCGGGCAGTCGAAGATCCTCCAGTACGACACGCCTGAGGCGATCCTCGCCAATCCGGCCGACGACACCGTCGCCGGCTTCATCGGGTCCGGTGCCTCGCTGCAGCAGCTCACCCTGCTGCGCGTGCGCGACGTCGAGCTGGAGCACTGCCCCACCGCCCACGAGTCCGACGCGCCCGACTCGCTCCGCGCCGCCCTCGGCACACGGCGACGGACCTGGGGCCTCGTGCTCGATGCACGCAATCGGCCGGTGGCCTGGGTCCACGCGCGCCACCTCGCCACCGCGACCACGCTGCGCGGGATCGGAGACCCGATCGGCGAGGTCGTCAGCACCCAGTCGACGCTGCAGGACGCCCTCGAAGCGCTGCTGGCCGCGTCCAGCGCGTCCACCGTCGTCACCGGCAGCCGCGGACAGTACGAGGGCCTGATCAACATCGACACGCTCATCCAGACGGTGCGCACGCTGCGCGAGGAGTACTCCGACGACGACGATGGCACAGGCGGTGACACTGACGGCGACGGCGGCGGGCACGGCGGGGCGGGCGACGCAGGGGGCACTCGCACACCCCCGACGGTGATCGGAGGCGAACCGGAATGACCATCACCCAGGACACCGTCACTGCCGGCGAGAAGGTCGCCGACCCGGTGGACAGCACCGCCGCCGGGCGGCGCGGCGACAGCATCCGCATGCTGGCACAGCCCGTGGTGGCGGTGGGCGGGGCCGCGGCGATCCTCGTCTGGGCATTCGCCTTCAACGACCTCAACGCCACCCAGCGCGAAACCCTCAACGCGTCATCGCTCGGCACGCGGCTGGGCCAGCACATCGCCATCACCGCCGTCGTCACCGCGATCGTCGTCGCCCTCGCCGTTCCGCTGGGCATACTGCTCACCCGCCGGGGGTACAAGGCGCTCTCGCCGGTGTTCATCGGCATCGGCAACATCGGTCAGGCCTCCCCCGCCATCGGCCTGCTCGTGCTGCTGTTCCTGTGGACCGGCAAGACCGGCTTCTGGATCGGCGTACTGCCCATCGCCTTCTATTCGCTGCTGCCGGTGCTGCGCAACACCATGCTCGGCATGCAATCCGTCGACCCGTCGCTGATCGACGCCGGCCTCGGCCAGGGCATGTCGCCGATGACGGTGCTACGGCGCGTCGAGTTCCCGCTGGCGGTGCCGTTCATCCTCGCCGGCCTGCGCACATCGCTGGTCCTCGCCGTAGGCACCGCCACCCTGTGCTTCCTCGTGGGCGCCGGCGGCCTGGGCGTGCTCATCGACACCGGCTACAAGCTGCGCGACAACCCCACGCTCTACGTCGGCGCGGTGCTGGCTGTCGCGCTGGCCCTGTTCATCGACTGGCTCGGGGCACTCGCCGAGCGCTTCATCGGCCCCAAGGGGCTGCGCTGATGGACACCGCACCGGCCTCGCCCGCACCGACGGCGCCCGGCCTTCCGGCCTCCCGCCGGCCCCGCGGCGGCCCGCTCCCGCGCGCCGCCGCGTTGGTCGCCGCGCTGCTCACCACCATGCTGCTGGCCTCGTGCGGGCTGCAATCCGGCGGCGCACTGCCCCTGTCGGTGGGGCCGGGCAGCATCACGACCGACCCCGGACTCGAGGGCGTCAAGCTCACCGTGGGGTCGAAGGACTTCACCGAGAACATCATCCTCGGCTACATCGCCGAGTTCGCGCTGGCCGCCGCGGGCGCCGAGATCCGGGATCTGACGGACATCCAGGGATCGAACAGCGCGCGCGCCGCCATGGAGGCCGGCCAGGTGGACCTCTACATCGAGTACACCGGCACCGGCTGGATCAACTACCTGCACAACCAGCACCCCATCCCCGACGCCCAGGAGCAGTTCGAGGCGGTGAAGAAGGAAGACCTGGAGCGCAACGGCATCGTATGGGCCGCACCCGCGCCCATGGACAACACCTACGCGCTCGCCGCGAGCCGGAAGGTGGTCCAGGACACCGGCGTGCGCACGCTGTCCGACTACGCGAACCTCGTCAACACGCATCCCGGGTCGATCACCACCTGCATCGAGACCGAATTCAACAGCCGCCAGGACGGATTCCCGGGCATGGCCGCGGCGTACGGCTTCAACCCGGACGACGCCGGCAAGAAGATCCTGCAGACGGGCATCATCTACCAGGCCACCGCCACCGGCGGCGAGTGCACCTTCGGCGAGGTGTTCACCACCGACGGCCGCATCAAGGGCCTGGACCTGTACGTGCTCGAGGACGACAAGCAGTTCTTCCCCCACTACAACGCGGCCGTGACCATGCGCGAACAGGTCTACAGAAGCCATCCGGAGATCGTCACCGTCCTCGCTCCCGTGATGAAGGAGATCACCAACGACGAGATCTCCACGCTCAACGCGAAGGTGGACGTCGACGGCGAGGAACCGGCCGACGTCGCACGGCAGTGGCTGGTGGACAAGGGTTTCGTCACGGACGGCTGAACCGCACCGGCCCGCCCCGGAATGTGATCTGCCCCGCGGGAATCGGCACCGGGGTTGCGCATCGGCCACGCGCACGGAATCCTTCTCCGGATGTCCGACTTCGTCGCGAGCATCACGGACTCGCTGGCCGGTCTCGGCCCCGCCGGATACATCACACTCGTCGTCGCCGTGAGCGTCGTGTGCCAATGGTTCGCGTGGCGCATCCGCATGCCGTCGATCCTGCTCATGCTGCTCGTGGGCTTCGGTCTCGGACAGATCGTCTCCGCCGAAGAGGTGCTGGGACGCGACCTGCTCTTCGACGGGATCAGCCTCACCGTCGGCATCATCCTGTTCGAGGGCAGCATGTCGCTGCGCCTCAAACACGTCCAGGACCTCGGCCGTCCCGTGTGGCGCCTGTGTTCGGTGACCGTCCTCGTGGCCTGGTCCCTCATCACGCTCGCCGCCTGGCTGATCGGCTTCGACATCAAGGTGGCGCTGCTGGTGGGGGCGATCCTCGTGGTCACCGGCCCCACCGTGATCGCGCCGATCCTGCGATCACTGCGCCCTACCCGGCGCGTGTCGTCGCTGCTGCGGTGGGAGGGCATCGTCGTCGACCCGATCGGCGCGGTCCTGGCGCTGCTGGTGTTCCAGGGGATCGTCAGCGGCGAGGGCGGGCAGGCCGCCTCCGCCGTGCTCATCGCGCTGGGCAAGACGCTGCTCATCGCGTTCGGCATCGCCCTGCTCATGGGCGTGGCCATCGAGTTCGTCATGCGGCGCCGGGCCGTGCCCGACTTCCTGCACGGCGTGTTCTTCCTGGCCGCGGCGATCACGGCGCTCGTCGCGTCCAACGCTCTGCAGCCGGAGTCGGGCCTGCTCACGGTGACGATCCTCGGCATCTACCTGGGCAACCGGCCGGAGCTGCACCTCGAGCACGTGGCCGAGTTCAAAGAGCACCTGCAGATCCTGTTCGTCGGCGCACTGTTCATCGTGCTCGCGGGGCGCATCAGCCCCCAGCAGATCATCGACGTCGCGCCCAAGGCGCTGATCTTCATCGCCGCCCTGGTGCTCGTCGTACGCCCGGTGAGCATCGCCCTCGGCCTGCTGCGCACCAAGGTCACCCGGAACGAGCGGATACTGCTGGCCTGCATGGCGCCGCGCGGCGTCGTCGCCGCCGCGGTGACGAGCATCTTCGCCCTCGGGCTCACGCAGTCGGCGGACGCGCTCTCGGCGAAGGCCGACGCCGCCACCGGAGACGACAAGCAGGCCCTCGTCGCCCAGGCCGCCGATCTGCAGCGTCTCGCGGGGCAGGCCGCGGAGATGGTGCCGCTGGTCTTCGTCCTCATCGTGTGCACCGTGGCCATCTATGGACTGAGCGTCGGCAGGCTCGCCGAGCGACTGGGCCTCGCCTCCGCGAACCCGCAGGGCGTGGTGTTCGTCGGCGTCAACCGCTGGGTGGTGGACGCCGCCAAGCTGCTGCAGGACTCGGGCATCCCCGTACTGGTGGTGGCGCGCAACTACGTGACGCTCTCCGGCGCCCGCATGGCCGGGCTGCCCACGATCACCGCGAACATCCTGTCCGAATACGCGGTGAAGGACATGGACCTGTCCGGGATCGGCTACTTCATCGCGTGCACGCCCGAGGACGAGACCAACGCCACCGCCGCCCGCGAGTTCTCCCACATCTTCGGCCGCGCCAACACCTTCCAGCTGCACAGGGGGGCGAAGTCGACGGGCACCGGCAGCACCCGGCGCGACACCGCCGGGCACCTCAGCGCCCGCTACGCCTTCGTCCCGCCGCTGTCGCGCGCCGAGCTCGACCGCCGGATGATGGCCGGCATGGCCGTCAAGAAGACCGCGCTGAGCAGCAAGTACACGCTGGCCGACTTCCGTCGGCAGTACGGCGACGACGCGGTGATCCTGTTCGTGCAGCGCGGCGGCGTCACCTCCGTCGCCCACGAGACGACCAAACTGCCGTCGGCGGAGGGCACGCTGATCGCAATGGTGCCGGTGACCGAGGACGCCGGCGCCGCGCGGCGACCATCCGCCCAGGCGCCGGCCGTCGACGCCTGACCCGGCGGCGGTTCCGGAGCCGGAAGCTCAGCCGAAGACCCGCTCCACCACCGCCCGGGCCCGGCGGGTCACCCGCAGATAGTGGTCCAGGAACTCGCCCGCGTCGTCACCGCGCCACCCGGCCGCGTACGCGACGGCGGCGAGCTGGTCGCCGGTGCCCGGAATCTGGTCG is a window from the Tomitella gaofuii genome containing:
- a CDS encoding ABC transporter ATP-binding protein; the encoded protein is MPDHGSGAGAATTTAAKTVSGVEIVLDEVTKRYPGSKTPAVDRVSMTIPAGEIVVFVGPSGCGKTTTMRMINRLIEPTSGRITIAGRDALSIKPDRLRRGIGYSIQQSGLFPHMTIAQNVGMVPGLVGWKKKRIAERVDEMLDLVGLEPDTYRGRYPRQLSGGQQQRVGVARALAADPPVLLMDEPFGAVDPITRGLLQDELLRLQSELGKTIVFVTHDFAEAVKLGDHIAVLGGQSKILQYDTPEAILANPADDTVAGFIGSGASLQQLTLLRVRDVELEHCPTAHESDAPDSLRAALGTRRRTWGLVLDARNRPVAWVHARHLATATTLRGIGDPIGEVVSTQSTLQDALEALLAASSASTVVTGSRGQYEGLINIDTLIQTVRTLREEYSDDDDGTGGDTDGDGGGHGGAGDAGGTRTPPTVIGGEPE
- a CDS encoding glycine betaine ABC transporter substrate-binding protein, which gives rise to MLLASCGLQSGGALPLSVGPGSITTDPGLEGVKLTVGSKDFTENIILGYIAEFALAAAGAEIRDLTDIQGSNSARAAMEAGQVDLYIEYTGTGWINYLHNQHPIPDAQEQFEAVKKEDLERNGIVWAAPAPMDNTYALAASRKVVQDTGVRTLSDYANLVNTHPGSITTCIETEFNSRQDGFPGMAAAYGFNPDDAGKKILQTGIIYQATATGGECTFGEVFTTDGRIKGLDLYVLEDDKQFFPHYNAAVTMREQVYRSHPEIVTVLAPVMKEITNDEISTLNAKVDVDGEEPADVARQWLVDKGFVTDG
- a CDS encoding ABC transporter permease produces the protein MTITQDTVTAGEKVADPVDSTAAGRRGDSIRMLAQPVVAVGGAAAILVWAFAFNDLNATQRETLNASSLGTRLGQHIAITAVVTAIVVALAVPLGILLTRRGYKALSPVFIGIGNIGQASPAIGLLVLLFLWTGKTGFWIGVLPIAFYSLLPVLRNTMLGMQSVDPSLIDAGLGQGMSPMTVLRRVEFPLAVPFILAGLRTSLVLAVGTATLCFLVGAGGLGVLIDTGYKLRDNPTLYVGAVLAVALALFIDWLGALAERFIGPKGLR
- a CDS encoding cation:proton antiporter is translated as MSDFVASITDSLAGLGPAGYITLVVAVSVVCQWFAWRIRMPSILLMLLVGFGLGQIVSAEEVLGRDLLFDGISLTVGIILFEGSMSLRLKHVQDLGRPVWRLCSVTVLVAWSLITLAAWLIGFDIKVALLVGAILVVTGPTVIAPILRSLRPTRRVSSLLRWEGIVVDPIGAVLALLVFQGIVSGEGGQAASAVLIALGKTLLIAFGIALLMGVAIEFVMRRRAVPDFLHGVFFLAAAITALVASNALQPESGLLTVTILGIYLGNRPELHLEHVAEFKEHLQILFVGALFIVLAGRISPQQIIDVAPKALIFIAALVLVVRPVSIALGLLRTKVTRNERILLACMAPRGVVAAAVTSIFALGLTQSADALSAKADAATGDDKQALVAQAADLQRLAGQAAEMVPLVFVLIVCTVAIYGLSVGRLAERLGLASANPQGVVFVGVNRWVVDAAKLLQDSGIPVLVVARNYVTLSGARMAGLPTITANILSEYAVKDMDLSGIGYFIACTPEDETNATAAREFSHIFGRANTFQLHRGAKSTGTGSTRRDTAGHLSARYAFVPPLSRAELDRRMMAGMAVKKTALSSKYTLADFRRQYGDDAVILFVQRGGVTSVAHETTKLPSAEGTLIAMVPVTEDAGAARRPSAQAPAVDA